One window of Etheostoma spectabile isolate EspeVRDwgs_2016 chromosome 6, UIUC_Espe_1.0, whole genome shotgun sequence genomic DNA carries:
- the LOC116690868 gene encoding macrophage mannose receptor 1 codes for MAEEEVSYASVVFKSNQHPQSQAEKEETVYDEVKGRSETIELTADTNAEFYQDKKANNRCCNVQYQRLACCLGILCVILLSVIIAVVVYHQSKITNLTEDVQQLETQNQQLETQRNNLTKQIQDLETNWNKLNVSRAQWSIDAYCPKDKGRRCKACQEGWELTGRSCYEVHNVVPSDRKTWEEAQEDCRGKSSDLAVYTEEEHGVISKYSVGSSGTDGYWIGLRAEGGRWKWVDESDPNITDWTQHNPPTDGQCVISASDIGWSSVSCTKKNRWLCKMKALSV; via the exons ATGGCGGAGGAGGAGGTTAGCTACGCTTCGGTTGTATTCAAAAGTAACCAACATCCTCAATCCCAAG CTGAAAAGGAGGAAACTGTGTACGATGAGGTGAAGGGGCGGAGTGAAACAATTGAACTAACTGCTGACACAAACG CAGAATTCTACCAAGACAAGAAAGCAAACAACAGATGTTGTAATGTCCAGTATCAGCGGCTGGCCTGTTGTTTGGGGATTCTTTGTGTCATTCTGCTGTCCGTCATCATAGCAGTCGTCGTCTACCACC AAAGCAAGATCACAAACCTGACTGAAGACGTCCAGCAGCTGGAGACCCAAAACCAGCAGCTGGAGACCCAGAGGAacaacttaacaaaacaaatacaagaccTGGAGACAAACTGGAATAAACTCAACGTCAGTCGAGCTCAGTGGAGCATTGATGCCTACTGCCCCAAAGATAAAG GGAGACGGTGTAAAGCCTGTCAGGAGGGATGGGAACTCACCGGGCGCAGCTGCTATGAGGTTCACAATGTTGTTCCTTCTGATCGGAAAACCTGGGAAGAAGCTCAAGAAGACTGCAGAGGAAAGAGTTCAGATTTGGCTGTTTATACTGAAGAGGAACAT GGTGTAATCAGTAAATACAGCGTGGGTAGTTCAGGAACTGATGGATACTGGATTGGTCTGAGAGCTGAAGGTGGGAGATGGAAGTGGGTCGATGAAAGTGATCCAAATATAAC TGACTGGACACAACACAATCCTCCTACTGACGGTCAGTGTGTAATTTCTGCCTCTGACATTGGATGGAGCTCAGTGAGCTGTACTAAGAAAAACCGATGGCTCTGCAAAATGAAGGCTTTATCTGTTTAA